The Procambarus clarkii isolate CNS0578487 chromosome 24, FALCON_Pclarkii_2.0, whole genome shotgun sequence genome includes a region encoding these proteins:
- the LOC138367978 gene encoding uncharacterized protein has product MATPFISMGLFNGTKISLDLWLSLLEANFQYREIKEDANKKDKKAVLLVSLGTDVYSVLGKLCASELPHMKTYEDMITVLKRYYVVKRSYHRSLMDFQLRTKKQQESVQDLYAELKALANHCNFGAQFGGRVRDQLFMVVENKIFFPNLVAENLDLQSMTSWTVLEKILNLERAFGSKKSTQEIMVVQGQTRCKHCGYNHSSSKCKFRDYICNFCNKEGHLQKV; this is encoded by the coding sequence ATGGCTACCCCATTCATCTCAATGGGGCTGTTTAATGGcaccaagatctcgttggacctgtggctcagcctgctggaagcaaacttcCAGTACCGtgagattaaggaggacgccaacaagaaagacaagaaagcggtactcttagtttcactgggtacAGATGTATATAGTGTCCTGGGTAAGTTGTGTGCGTCAGAGCTACCCCACATGAAGACCTATGAAGACATGATTACCGTGCTTAAACGTTATTATGTAGTGAAACgttcatatcacaggagtttgatggatttccagttgaggacgaaaaagcagcaggaatccgtacaggatttatATGCGGAATTGAAGGCATTGGCTAACCACTGCAATTTTGGAGCACAGTTTGGTGGCCGGGTgagggaccagttgttcatggtAGTAGAAAATAAGATATtcttccctaacctggtggcagaaaacttggatctacaatcgatgacttcatggacagtgctagagaagattttgaacctggaaagggcttttggaagtaagaaATCTACCCaagaaattatggtcgtacagggccagaccagatgtaaacactgtggatacaatcacagtagtagcaagtgcaagtttcgtgactacatatgcaacttttgtaacaaggagggacacttgcagaaAGTGTGA